ATTTGGAGGCTGAAACCTATTAGCATGGTTTGAATTAAACTGCTTGCTATTTACAACTTGTTTATCTCATTTTTGCTGGAGGCTTTGCCTTTGTCAAGTTCATTACATGATGTAGCATTCATACCGgggtagcacagcagcagcgtcGACTATAAAGATTGTAAGGCTTGCAACATTTCTCCGACAGCGGGACGATAAGCAGTTTTTTTGCTTCTCTCTTGGTTCGTGTCCTCAAAAGAACGCCACGAATGGTATCATGTTTGCCTTTTTGAAAATGTTTTATTCCTCCTCCGTCTCACCCATTTGTTAATTTTAAATTAAAGAAAGAAGTAACTGGTCGACTACGGCGTCATTATCTGTCATGTAAAAAAACAAGAATCAGATGATTTTATCGACTGGCAGGTAGCGATGTTCTGttaccctaaaaaaaaaaaacaatgttgcgAATGCGTTGAGTCTAGGAGTCGAACTCAAGCTAGAAATGGTTTTGGATGAACTTGCCACAATAGGAGAGTGTCCAGTCGGAAATTGCTCTTaacactgagaaaaaaatatataatgatAAATAATTTAATCAAATTAGTGAGGTGCCATCTGGGTCCTGAACCACAGGGGGTGGTGAGGAGGTGCTTTGCAATCTATATGGTTTATCAAGCTTCTGGCGGCTTCCATTGCAGGATGCCAGCTATGGGTACTAATAACCACCGCTTTGAAAGTCTTTATAATATGCGTAAGCAGTGGTACAGCTCTTCCAGGACTGGAGCCACCGTGTAGAAGAGTTGGGTCTCGCCGTTATGTTCTACGGCAGGATGTGCCACCAGGGAAGGAGACAAAATTAAAAACGAGTTTAAACTTTTGTCGCCGCTGCTTGGTACTCTGAATAGCATAAGCTGGGTTGTCCACTATACCAGGACGGGGGAGCATTGGCGTTCGGCGTACCTAATCTAGTTCCCTGAACATAACAAGGGGAAAATATTGCGATGGCTTGCAGTTTCTTTCTTTCGCACTTCCTTAATCGCAGCTAGGACCTGTTGAAATGTTCGAAAAAACCGAGAGATGGGAACGAGACGTAGCGAATGAATTGGTTTGCAATATTCTTGTTTTTATTGTGGTGTAAATAAATAGGCGACAGACAGTACAAAACACTTATACAAGCAGAAGCGACGAACAAGGGACAACGGGCACCATACCGACGCGCAGCACTAGAAGACGCCATTCGAAAGCCAAGTGAGAAACCCCGATGACTCTAAACGAAAAGGAATCCCCGGCTCTTTACGGCCGGAAGCCCATCGTTGAGCGAGTCAGGCAGCCTCGGCGTACAACCATCACAGTCACATTCACGCAAACAAGCGGCAGCGTTGCCGGTCTCGTGTACACATACCaacacaaacaaagaaacaacacTCAACGACAAGTTGTGCAAGTTCTCGGTTCTTGCAATGCGGCAGAAAGACGGACAGGAGCAGTGTGCGCAAAATGGCCTGAAGCAATAAAGAGAGCTAAAGCACTGCAGGAACAATAGCCACATTAGAGACGTTGCAGAGAACAGCGGCGGAGACCATTGAGAAAAGAATTCTGCTTCCCAGGAGACGCCAGAGAGCGTTCGTCCCCTCGCGTGCCCGCGAAGCCCGCCGCCCAGTGGCTCGGTTGCGTAGGAACTGGAAAAAACGTGGCGAGGTCGCTATCGGAAGCCCTGTAGTGGCGATGACACACGGCAAGCCACCGATCTGCCACGGTGGCGTAGCGCCGCGTACTGTAATACACTGCCTGAATGCATCGTAGATCATGACCACGCTCTAGTCAACAGCGCCATGTCTGAACGTTGCTTACTGAGGCGCAGACCACCGCGGAACTTACGGCACGTTGTCTGCCCACTAGCCCTGAACACAGGTGCCCTCATGACCCGGATATGGCGAAGAACTCGGTCGTGAAATGCGTCTCCACATGAACGAATGAACGTGGGTGCTTCATAAGAAGGGCGTTTTTAAGTGCATGCCGGCGCATGGCAAGAGAGGAGGGCCTGCGTTCTGTACAAGTGGGAGCAACTTTTTCTGTCGTGCGCCATGCGTGACCATGGGAGGGACAGGAACTTAGTATTTGCCGAAGTATGCCGGTGCAGCGTAGGTGGGGGTCAGAAAAGCCGCTGCAGCTTTCACGTGGTGGTGCTTGTCGACGACGGCGACGGGCTTGGCATCGTAGACGGCTCCTCCGGTCTCACCGGGAGCGGTGCCGGGCTCATTGGTCTGCACGGTGGCACGGAAGCCAGCGGCGTCGGCGACGTAGTTGACCTGGCGGTAGATGCCGTTGGCGTCGGTGTAGCCATAGGAGCCCTTCTTCTGGTTGTTGCCGTCGCTGCTCTCCTGGCGGGTGAGCCGAGTGCCGAACTCGTCCACAGTGTCGTAGCCGAACTCGTACGGCTGCGGGGGCTGCGTGAAGACACCGAAAAGCAGGTGTTCGCTGTTAACAGTGATGTACCCTGGTCACGCCTCAATGATGCtagagccgccgctgtggctcagtggttatggcgctcggctgctggcccgaaagacgcgggttcgatctcgaccacggcggtcgaatttcaattaatacaaaattctagaggcccatgtactgtgcgatgtcagtgctcgttaaagaaccccaggtggtcgaaatttccggagcccttcactacggcgtgcctcaaaGTCTGAGGCGCTTTGTGatgttaacccccataaaccataccagACCAAACCAATGATGCTAGCATTCGTCGCGGTGGTTCAAGACTGGTCGAAGACAGCAAGGACAAGATTGACCGAATTTGCTTCGGAATGGATCAAGCTAGTCCATATTCAGGATCTCCGCGTCTGCTGCTTGCTGTTTCATTATACAGAGTCGAAAGGGCAGCTATTCCTGCTTTATTCGTTACAACATAACCTGTGTTCTTTTTAGTCAAACCTGTATTCACTGTTTTATTTTAAAGTTGTTCGTGTTTTAAAGGCAACGACGAAGGATGACAAAACGCTTGCAGTGGATGCCCAGATATACAAGGCCAAGTTCCTTACTGTGCAGTGTAAAGTGCCATAAATGTTTACGTGCGCTAACAAATTTAATTCTGCGAGTGGCATCTTCTTCCGCACTATGTGCAACGCTAATGCTAATTATAGTAGATGCTAAAACTATTTCTTAAACTATTTCGTAACGCCGCGTCTGTGGAGTACGCAAGCGGCTGCTTATAAAGCATATCTTGCCTTATAATTAAAACACGAAAAGTAGTTAttgttgaaaaagaaaaagatgcaTGCTGAGAATACAGCTTTGCCCATTTTTAAACCGATTGGAGCTGTCTGTCGAATTTTGTTTTATTACGTGACCAGAGTATATTGTCTCACAGTGATTTGCAAGGAAATAGTTCTCgtgtatgcgttttttttttaaataccagACGCTCCTTCAAGTTCTTCGCTACTGATCACATCGGCCACCATTCACTATGTTCATGTATGTGAAGACACCGATTCATTCTGTATCGGCTACTACACTAATTTATATAACGTTCAGCTACTGAAAGGAAGGAAATTCAGAATGTTATCTCCAAACCGTCCTTTTTCTCGGTGCCGTCTTTTCTAAGCCTCGTAGGTTCTGAAATCCAGATGCCGCTGCAATATAACGCTCATGTTACGCTATGAGCCTAATTGATTGTCGAGCCAAGATAGGCATCGTTCATAATTGGTTTCAGTAGACGCTCGGCAAGGAAAAGGAAGGTACCCAGTGGTGACGAGGCATTGCAGAGGTTGACTATTTTTTGCGATATATTTTTTTGAAGCGCCATAATTACCTGGGAGGAGTTATGATAGGACCGACATGACACATTAGTAGAATGAAGCAGTGTCCTTCGTATCCTCTCCGAAAAGTTGCGCTTTAAGGCTCGCACAGAGGCTCAGAAAGGATATTTCGGAACTTAGCATACGCACAAGACGTCGGCACATCCAATTCAAGATTAACATTTCTTATCTTAAGTAGCTGCTGGTTGCGAGTTATCGCAGCTATTCTCATTGTATACCATCACTGGTGAGTGTTCAAGGCAGGAccactgacccgaaagacacgggttcgaccccggcagcggcgatcgcgtttcgatggagggcaAATGcttgagacccgtgtactgtgcgatgtcagtgcatggtaaagaaccccaggtggtcgaaatatccactacggcgtccctcattgcctgagtcgctttgggacttgaAACCCCATAACATCATCAAGGCAGTGCCATTGAGACAATGCTGCTACTGGTGGAAAGTATAATGAATATGATAAGTTTACCCAAATTACTTGTGAGCGTTAAACTATTAACCAGCTTGAAAAACGTGAAAATGTTAGTAACAGTGTCCTCTCCTTGTCTGAGGGGCGCAGCACGAGCTGAACGATAACTAAATAAAATGTTAACCAGTCATATCTTTCACGATGTTTTCTGCCCACATTCCAGTTAGGTTTAACTGTACCACAAACTATGAACATCTCCCCAACTCTCCACTTACATAGACGGGTTCGGCCGCGATGGTCTTGACTACAGCCGGAGCAGCGATGAGACCTCCACCGTAGCCGAAGGCACCGCCGCCGTAGGGTCCTGCGCCGGCTCCGAAGTGCGTGGCCAAGCAGGAGGCGTATCCCACCAGAAGAGCGAAGGTCACCTGCGAAGACAGCAATGCATCTGTCAGGTTGCATAGGAATCGGTGCAGTAAACTTTGCAGGCTTTATTTTATATGGCAGTGATTTTCAGTGAGAGGTTAGAACCCCCTTTTACCCCTTACCTAACCTCACCGCTGGAGTATGTGTCCTGAGTATCTGTCTAAATCTTTCTCAGTACTCTTAGTGAATAACCCCTTACAGTCTTGCTCCCTCAGTGGCCGCGCTTACGAAAGCAGGTTTTGTTTCACTTTGTAAACCGATCAGTTTGAAGCACCATCAGCTTTCTTTATCTGgcaatttatttcttttcctctccATTTATGCAGCCTGCCATGTCGCAGAAGAGCCTTCAGTAGCATAACCGCCAATGAGTTCTCGGTAGAAATGTCACACTTCTCTATTAGAAGCTACCCATGATTTTATTCTGCTATAGTTAACGGAACTAAAGGTTATGCGAAAGCAAAATGTTATTACTTGTTCCTAGAATAGTCTTCAAGAAAGCCGCTTTCGGTTGCTCGCACATTAGATTTATGCACTTAGCATCATGAGTAAGGTTTAAAGAGTGGTGTCATTATAAAATCCATTAGTGGAACATTATTATTATGAATCTATTCTGCTAGCGACCAATTTCGGCAACGATCAATCTTGATTAAGGGTAGTCCATTACTGTTTCGCTAATCGTGATATCTGAACTGAATACTTGTACGCCGATTTGGATAATGCATTTCTGGAAATAGGAACGATGTTTCGATCACAGATGGCGCTATTAATACTATTAGCTTGCGTTAAACAAGGAGAAATCCTGGCGAGAGTTGGGAGAAACCTGCTGCCTTTCTTCCTTACTTGATATCCTTATTTTCACTTTGGAGTTCGCCTTCCACGCTCCCGCTAGTCCCATCGGCCCTTTTCCCTTCATCGATTCTCCTGGTGTCCATGAATCCCGCGCCTTCGTGATTCGGGGCCATCGGAGGCCTATGCGTGTTCACCTTTGCAG
The Amblyomma americanum isolate KBUSLIRL-KWMA chromosome 3, ASM5285725v1, whole genome shotgun sequence genome window above contains:
- the LOC144125544 gene encoding cuticle protein 10.9-like, producing MIAQVTFALLVGYASCLATHFGAGAGPYGGGAFGYGGGLIAAPAVVKTIAAEPVYPPQPYEFGYDTVDEFGTRLTRQESSDGNNQKKGSYGYTDANGIYRQVNYVADAAGFRATVQTNEPGTAPGETGGAVYDAKPVAVVDKHHHVKAAAAFLTPTYAAPAYFGKY